One genomic segment of bacterium includes these proteins:
- the rplS gene encoding 50S ribosomal protein L19, translating into MQSVDMIEHKSIRRDLPPFRTGDTVRVHVKIREGEKERTQVFEGVVLRRRKGGASASFTVRKISYGVGVERIFPVESPSVEKVEIKSRGHVRRSRIYYLRELRGKKARLRSKLRDISGLISEEEAEAQAGGTAVAAEEAAAAKGEELEVAPPEAEDEAASNEEAETKSE; encoded by the coding sequence GGCGGGATCTGCCCCCCTTCCGCACGGGCGATACCGTCCGCGTCCACGTGAAGATTCGCGAGGGCGAGAAGGAGCGCACCCAGGTGTTCGAAGGCGTCGTGTTGCGCCGCCGCAAGGGCGGAGCCTCTGCGTCCTTCACCGTGCGAAAGATCTCCTACGGTGTCGGTGTCGAACGGATCTTCCCGGTCGAGTCGCCCTCGGTCGAGAAGGTCGAGATCAAGAGCCGCGGCCACGTGCGCCGCTCGCGCATCTACTACCTGCGTGAGCTGCGCGGCAAGAAGGCGCGTCTGCGCTCCAAGCTGCGAGATATCTCGGGCCTGATCTCCGAAGAGGAGGCCGAGGCCCAGGCCGGCGGAACCGCCGTAGCAGCCGAAGAAGCTGCCGCCGCAAAGGGCGAAGAGCTCGAGGTGGCGCCGCCCGAGGCCGAGGACGAAGCCGCGAGCAACGAAGAGGCCGAAACCAAGTCGGAGTAA
- a CDS encoding cupin domain-containing protein encodes MNEPSTARRVDKPWGFELIWAHTDRYVGKILVIEAGQQLSLQYHEQKDESIYVLSGRLRLELENGAGELVTEELGPGAHRRIVTGRRHRFGGLERTELMEVSTPELDDVVRIEDDYGRE; translated from the coding sequence GTGAACGAGCCTTCTACAGCACGCCGTGTCGACAAGCCCTGGGGCTTTGAGCTCATCTGGGCCCACACGGATCGGTACGTAGGAAAGATCCTGGTGATCGAAGCGGGCCAGCAGCTCTCGCTCCAGTACCACGAGCAGAAGGACGAGTCGATCTACGTCCTCTCTGGTCGGCTGCGTCTCGAACTCGAGAACGGCGCCGGCGAACTCGTGACGGAGGAACTCGGCCCGGGTGCCCACCGCCGCATCGTGACCGGCCGGCGCCATCGGTTCGGGGGCCTCGAGCGCACCGAGCTGATGGAAGTCTCGACCCCGGAACTCGACGATGTCGTGCGGATCGAGGACGACTACGGCCGCGAATAG
- a CDS encoding YraN family protein: MSESKPPNSRPDPRRALGALGEARAAEYLEAEGYRILARNERAGGVELDLVVARGPLLAFVEVKTRRSLRYGRPEEAVDEAKQARLRRGALAWMREHHRRGRMRFDVVAVSAGPGDDWIVHHLPGAFDGGGC; this comes from the coding sequence ATGTCCGAGTCCAAGCCCCCGAACAGCCGGCCCGACCCTCGCCGCGCCCTCGGCGCTCTTGGGGAAGCGCGCGCGGCGGAGTACCTGGAGGCCGAAGGGTACCGAATCCTCGCCCGCAACGAACGCGCCGGAGGGGTCGAGTTGGATCTGGTGGTCGCCCGCGGGCCCCTGCTGGCCTTCGTCGAGGTCAAGACCCGGCGCAGCCTGCGCTACGGCCGGCCGGAAGAGGCCGTCGATGAGGCCAAGCAGGCTCGGCTGCGGCGTGGGGCGCTCGCCTGGATGCGCGAGCACCACCGGCGCGGCCGCATGCGTTTCGATGTGGTGGCGGTTTCAGCCGGCCCAGGAGACGACTGGATCGTGCATCACCTGCCCGGCGCCTTCGACGGAGGCGGTTGCTAG
- the rsmI gene encoding 16S rRNA (cytidine(1402)-2'-O)-methyltransferase, producing MGTLYIVATPIGNLEDVTVRALRVLREAAGILAEDTRHTRVLLDHHGIGTRPRSLHAHNERARVAEVLEALDEGGSVALVSDAGTPLVSDPGERLVAAVAEAGHDVVPIPGPSAVLAALVASGLETTPFLFVGFLPRKTGERQARLRGLADRPETLVFFESPRRVARTLSELAEALGDRPACLARELTKIHEELARGSLEALAARFAEGTRGEVTLVVAGAEPLPALDGAALRRAVKAAVKRGDSPKQVAADLAPSAAVPKREIYAMAQQERDAR from the coding sequence ATGGGAACGCTGTACATCGTCGCGACTCCGATCGGAAACCTCGAGGACGTGACCGTCCGCGCGCTGCGGGTATTGCGCGAGGCCGCCGGCATCCTGGCCGAGGACACACGGCACACCCGTGTACTGCTGGACCATCACGGCATCGGAACGCGGCCGCGTTCGCTCCACGCCCATAACGAGCGGGCGCGGGTGGCCGAGGTGTTGGAGGCCCTCGACGAGGGGGGCAGCGTCGCCCTCGTCTCCGATGCCGGAACACCGCTTGTCTCCGATCCAGGCGAGCGGCTGGTGGCGGCCGTGGCCGAGGCGGGGCATGACGTCGTGCCGATTCCCGGACCTTCGGCCGTGCTGGCCGCGTTGGTGGCTTCCGGGCTCGAAACGACGCCCTTTCTCTTCGTTGGCTTCCTGCCGCGCAAGACGGGCGAGCGACAGGCGCGTCTCCGTGGCCTGGCAGATCGCCCGGAGACCCTCGTCTTCTTCGAATCGCCTCGGCGTGTGGCTCGCACGCTCAGCGAACTGGCCGAGGCGCTGGGCGATCGCCCTGCCTGCCTGGCCCGGGAGCTCACCAAGATTCACGAAGAGCTGGCGCGTGGAAGCCTGGAGGCGCTGGCGGCCCGCTTCGCCGAGGGGACGCGCGGCGAGGTGACCCTGGTGGTCGCCGGCGCCGAGCCGTTGCCCGCACTGGACGGTGCCGCGCTGCGCCGTGCGGTGAAGGCCGCCGTGAAACGTGGCGATTCCCCCAAACAGGTGGCAGCCGATCTCGCGCCGAGCGCCGCCGTCCCGAAACGTGAGATCTATGCCATGGCTCAGCAGGAGAGAGACGCTCGATGA